One Aegilops tauschii subsp. strangulata cultivar AL8/78 chromosome 7, Aet v6.0, whole genome shotgun sequence genomic window carries:
- the LOC109735033 gene encoding AT-hook motif nuclear-localized protein 22-like, whose translation MDPVAAAAHGGGHHFGPPVGTFHPFHGHFPGQQQPLQQHPAFQHFQDHHQQLLGGMLAKQELVDESNTTINSGGSNNGNSGGEGEQHMGGGGGGGGGSAQQQHGGGGGGEEGQQQQQALAVMRRPRGRPAGSKNKPKPPVIITRDSASALRAHVLEVAAGCDVVDCVAAFARRRQVGVCVLSGTGAVANVSVRQPGGAVATLAGCFDILSLSGSFLPPPAPPSATGLTVYVSGGQGQVVGGSVAGALVASGPVVIMAASFGNASYERLPLDDEEPSAAQGLAQAHSSPPPLPLPTHQLQQQQQPSSSLAQAPDHHIPHNLMNGLQQLPGDPYGWTTPGGSGGRVSPY comes from the coding sequence ATGGATCCGGTGGCCGCGGCGGCGCACGGCGGGGGGCACCACTTCGGGCCGCCGGTGGGGACGTTCCACCCGTTCCACGGCCACTTCCCGGGCCAGCAGCAGCCGCTGCAGCAGCACCCGGCGTTCCAGCATTTCCAGGACCACCACCAGCAGCTGCTCGGCGGGATGCTGGCCAAGCAGGAGCTCGTGGACGAGAGCAACACCACCATCAACAGCGGCGGCAGCAACAACGGCAACAGCGGCGGCGAGGGCGAGCAGCacatgggcggcggcggcggcggcggaggaggatcCGCGCAGCAGCAGCACgggggcggcggaggaggcgaggaggggcagcagcagcagcaggcgcTGGCGGTGATGCGGCGGCCCAGGGGCCGACCCGCGGGGTCCAAGAACAAGCCCAAGCCGCCCGTCATCATCACGCGGGACAGCGCCAGCGCGCTGCGGGCGCACGTCCTCGAGGTCGCCGCCGGATGCGACGTCGTCGACTGCGTCGCCGCCTTCGCGCGCCGCCGCCAGGTCGGCGTCTGCGTGCTCAGCGGCACGGGCGCCGTCGCCAACGTCTCCGTCCGCCAGCCCGGCGGTGCCGTCGCCACGCTCGCCGGCTGCTTCGACATCCTCTCGCTCTCCGGCTCCTTCCTGCCCCCGCCGGCGCCTCCTTCCGCCACGGGGCTCACCGTGTACGTCTCCGGCGGCCAGGGCCAGGTCGTGGGCGGCTCGGTCGCCGGCGCGCTCGTGGCCTCCGGCCCCGTGGTCATCATGGCCGCCTCCTTCGGCAACGCCTCCTACGAGCGCCTCCCCCTCGACGACGAAGAGCCATCCGCAGCGCAGGGCCTCGCGCAGGCGCACTCCTCCCCACCGCCGCTCCCATTGCCGACACACCagctccagcagcagcagcagccgtcCTCGTCCCTGGCGCAGGCGCCCGACCACCACATCCCCCACAACCTGATGAACGGCCTCCAGCAGCTCCCCGGCGACCCCTACGGCTGGACCACCccgggcggcagcggcggccgCGTCTCGCCCTACTGA